Sequence from the Zonotrichia albicollis isolate bZonAlb1 unplaced genomic scaffold, bZonAlb1.hap1 Scaffold_257, whole genome shotgun sequence genome:
tgtgttttggggtacGGGCGGGTGGACAGTTATGTTGCTTAGGCTCTGTGAAAGAAGTTGCGAAAGAGTTACTTCCAGCTTATTGCTGGTGCTTTTCAGGAGACACGCAGCCAGGGTTTCACTGTCcaagttctgtgaaagaaactgagaaAGAGTTAATTTTGGCTCACTGGCTGTGTTCTGCGGGAGAGGCTGAGACgcagcctcactgcccaggTTACGAGGGGGAAACTGGGGAAGGGTTAACTTTGGCTCATTGCCTGCGTTCTGTGTGAAAGACTGTGATGTATTGTGTGTACTGAACTGTGTATTGGTAGGAGTATTTGTTAGTTTCTGGTGAGGGAGGGGGATCGGGGCACTGGGCTGGGTATTTGTTTTTCTCAAATTCCAGTTAGTTattattttctgcaatttttcaagTGGTAGACCATCCATTATGTCCCGGGGAACCCCTTTCTTTATTCCCAGCATCCTCCACCGTTGTCTGTTGGAAATCTGTTTCCctggttctgtgttttcagtgttAGGGGTTCCCATAAACCGGAcaccttttgctttttctgatttttcttccagggTCTTTACAGGCCCATACTGTCTGCAATAGTTTATTAAATCAACTGCTACCTCACTCCATGTCCAAATCTTGCGGCTGCTGCTAGATGTGTCAGATGGTGTTGTGGGTGTCTGTGTTGGTGTATAGGGTGAAGGTGCAGTGTCAGTGGACTCAGACTGATCAGTGGAGTTGCTAAGAAATCTTTCTAGTCTATCTATTGGGCTTAGAGCCATAACTGTTTTTTGAATAGTGATTGCTGTTGATTTCAATGTTTCTGGAAGCCCACGAATTAAAGGGGTCATAATTTCAGGCTTCACAGGCAATTGCATTGGGGATTCAAaaccaggaattaattttttctcatgAATCATTTGCAAACATGCAGCTTTTTGTACACTTTCTAGGATTTGGTCAGGGATAGTGGCAATTGCTAAGGGATCACCCCTTTCCAGGGGATTTATTCCCCCAGCCCAATAGGCTGCACGTTGTGTTAGAGACCAGGCATCACGCTTATCTCCTGTTGTTAGGAAAACACCATGTCCCCAGTAACCACTGGCCTCTTGTTCAGTTAACTTAATCTGGTCTCCACCAGTGAGGGACACACGGAACACATATTCCGTTTCTGATTCGTGGGGGAGGCGACCGAATTCCTTTTTTAGTTTAGCTAATTCGGTAGCactgaatggtgtttgtttggttgttatGTGGGGATCCAGGTCTTCATCATTAATGTAATTGtattcagttttaataaaaggtCTCAAATGAGGACAAcaattttccccacaatttttaACTGTCTCAGATTCCTTGTAAggatagttttgttttgctgcctcAATTTCTTTGTAAGGATAAATCTTTTTAATGGAAGGTGttaccttttcttcctcctctgcagaGGAGTTGATTTTGTGTATGGTTTTGGTGTGTTCTTCCCTAAGGGCAGCTCACAGCTtataaatttcatttctgtcctcatttaactgtttttgcaaaatttcaACCAAATTTTGAAGGGAATCTATAATTACCATTTCTTCAGTTCTCCGTTTACAGCGGTTTTCTATGGCTGCAGTAAGACATGCTCCGAGAACTGAGCAaagaatgcttttatttttacccattttgaattttgattcatgttgcagagaacatATTCTATCAATGatattttccaaattaaaccaAATGTTCTCTGCCCAATTTTCTCCACCAGATGACGGTTTGGCATTGTGTTTGGCAAGCAACGTGTAAAAAtcagcttttgctttaggaTCGAGATTTTCACTCATTTTGTGTGAAGGGACTAGGACTATACCAGGGAGCTAATTTGCTAACTCAAGTTATACAGACTTTTTGTTCCACTCTGTCTCCCTAGATAGCTGAAG
This genomic interval carries:
- the LOC141727886 gene encoding uncharacterized protein LOC141727886; the protein is MSYCSHRKPLEEHTKTIHKINSSAEEEEKVTPSIKKIYPYKEIEAAKQNYPYKESETVKNCGENCCPHLRPFIKTEYNYINDEDLDPHITTKQTPFSATELAKLKKEFGRLPHESETEYVFRVSLTGGDQIKLTEQEASGYWGHGVFLTTGDKRDAWSLTQRAAYWAGGINPLERGDPLAIATIPDQILESVQKAACLQMIHEKKLIPGFESPMQLPVKPEIMTPLIRGLPETLKSTAITIQKTVMALSPIDRLERFLSNSTDQSDSSRKIWTWSEVAVDLINYCRQYGPVKTLEEKSEKAKGVRFMGTPNTENTEPGKQISNRQRWRMLGIKKGVPRDIMDGLPLEKLQKIITNWNLRKTNTQPKHSQ